One segment of Mycolicibacterium baixiangningiae DNA contains the following:
- a CDS encoding DUF6390 family protein has translation MPLPTRHGGHTLFSQYAFPPNELGYCGPPGTVIPGAGTALAGQAREFDGAWPYLAALAAAAGGADVLDEEVVHSYWVGGALLAAVDPGDLLTRVRRAFAGQTTGLLDAVTSRNILAHHSFHVFVVYPWVRFLDRDPVTPLRIMQSCRIRWGTVDSVDGDHAVMRTRPLTSESETLTLGAPIGERVRWRRNGASLIAAPHPGDRVAAHWDWVCGALTDDDVTALAAATRATLDLVNEIRTTVGAPARTGSR, from the coding sequence ATGCCCCTCCCGACCCGGCACGGCGGCCACACCCTCTTCTCCCAGTACGCCTTCCCGCCCAACGAACTCGGGTACTGCGGACCCCCGGGCACCGTGATACCCGGGGCGGGTACCGCGCTGGCGGGCCAGGCCCGCGAATTCGATGGCGCCTGGCCGTATCTGGCCGCGCTCGCCGCGGCGGCCGGTGGTGCCGACGTTCTCGACGAAGAGGTGGTGCACAGCTACTGGGTCGGTGGCGCGCTGCTGGCCGCCGTCGACCCGGGCGATCTCCTGACCCGGGTGCGACGGGCATTCGCGGGGCAGACCACCGGCCTGCTGGACGCGGTGACCTCACGGAATATACTGGCGCACCATAGTTTTCATGTATTCGTGGTGTATCCGTGGGTCCGCTTCCTGGACCGCGACCCGGTCACGCCGCTACGGATCATGCAGAGCTGCCGCATCCGGTGGGGCACCGTCGACTCGGTCGACGGCGACCACGCCGTGATGCGGACGCGTCCGCTGACGTCGGAGAGCGAAACCCTGACACTCGGCGCGCCCATCGGCGAGCGGGTGCGGTGGCGCAGAAACGGCGCATCGCTGATCGCGGCGCCGCACCCGGGAGACCGGGTCGCCGCGCACTGGGACTGGGTCTGCGGCGCCCTGACCGACGACGATGTCACCGCGCTCGCGGCCGCGACCCGCGCGACGCTCGACCTCGTCAACGAAATCCGCACCACCGTGGGCGCACCAGCGCGCACGGGCAGCCGATGA
- a CDS encoding DUF3046 domain-containing protein, whose translation MRLTEFRELVDGQFGSIRGRSLLVDHVLSELGGRTGAQAIEDGVEPRDVWRALCADFDVPRDQW comes from the coding sequence GTGCGACTGACCGAATTCCGCGAACTCGTCGATGGCCAGTTCGGCTCCATCCGTGGCCGGTCGCTGCTCGTCGACCACGTCCTGAGTGAACTCGGCGGGCGCACCGGGGCCCAGGCCATCGAGGATGGCGTCGAACCGCGCGACGTGTGGCGGGCGCTGTGCGCGGACTTCGACGTCCCGCGCGATCAGTGGTGA
- a CDS encoding glycosyltransferase codes for MRVAVVAGPDPGHAFPAIALCRKFAVAGDEPTLLTGVEWLDTARAAGVAAEELVGLDPTEADDDTDAGAKIHQRAARMAVLNIPVIEALAPDLVVSDVITACGGLAAELLGRPWVELNPHPLYRPSKGLPPLGSGLGPGVGLRGRARDTVMRALTARSWREGLRQRAQARAGIGLPADDPGPLRRLIATLPALEVPRPDWPAEAVLVGPLHFEPTSQVLPVPPGDGPVVLVAPSTASTGEQGVVEVALDALTPGDVLPAGARVVVSRLSGADGPVPPWAVVGLGRQDELLTHADVVICGGGHGMVSKTLLAGVPMVVVPGGGDQWEIANRVVRQGSAQLVRPLSAEALGTAVREVLGTPSYRTAARRAAATAGQVTDPVQVCHRALA; via the coding sequence GTGCGTGTCGCCGTCGTCGCCGGTCCCGACCCCGGCCACGCTTTCCCCGCCATCGCGCTGTGCCGGAAATTCGCGGTCGCCGGTGACGAGCCGACGTTGCTGACCGGGGTCGAATGGCTCGACACCGCGCGGGCGGCGGGGGTGGCCGCCGAGGAGCTCGTCGGCCTCGACCCGACCGAGGCGGACGACGACACCGACGCAGGCGCCAAGATCCACCAGCGGGCCGCGCGGATGGCGGTGCTCAACATCCCGGTGATCGAGGCGTTGGCCCCCGACCTGGTGGTGTCCGACGTCATCACCGCGTGTGGCGGCCTGGCGGCCGAACTGCTCGGCCGGCCCTGGGTCGAGCTCAACCCCCATCCGCTGTACCGCCCGTCGAAGGGCCTGCCGCCGCTGGGCAGCGGACTCGGCCCGGGGGTGGGGCTGCGCGGCAGGGCGCGCGACACCGTGATGCGGGCGCTGACGGCACGGTCGTGGCGGGAGGGCCTGCGTCAGCGCGCGCAGGCGCGGGCGGGTATCGGGCTGCCCGCCGACGACCCCGGCCCGTTGCGCCGGCTGATCGCCACACTGCCTGCGCTGGAGGTGCCGCGTCCGGACTGGCCCGCCGAGGCGGTGCTGGTCGGCCCGCTGCACTTCGAGCCGACCTCGCAGGTGCTGCCGGTGCCGCCCGGTGACGGACCGGTGGTGCTGGTCGCCCCGTCGACGGCGAGTACGGGGGAGCAGGGGGTCGTCGAGGTGGCGCTGGACGCGTTGACGCCGGGTGACGTGCTGCCCGCCGGGGCGCGGGTCGTGGTCTCGCGGCTCTCGGGTGCCGACGGGCCGGTGCCGCCGTGGGCCGTCGTCGGGCTGGGCCGTCAGGACGAACTGCTCACCCATGCCGACGTGGTGATCTGCGGCGGCGGGCACGGCATGGTTTCCAAGACGCTGCTGGCCGGTGTGCCGATGGTGGTGGTGCCCGGTGGTGGAGACCAGTGGGAGATCGCCAATCGAGTTGTGCGACAAGGTAGTGCACAACTCGTGCGACCGCTGAGCGCGGAGGCGTTGGGGACGGCGGTCCGCGAGGTGCTCGGCACGCCGAGTTACCGGACGGCAGCCCGCCGGGCGGCGGCGACCGCGGGGCAGGTCACCGATCCGGTACAGGTGTGCCACCGTGCGCTCGCGTAA
- a CDS encoding limonene-1,2-epoxide hydrolase family protein: MTDSSNGATSALQSTTNARTVETFLYALQDEDFDTTDSLMADHIAWHNVGFPIIRGRERISGLFRRGQGKFGFEVKIHRIAADGDTVLTERTDVLVFGPVRLQFWVCGVFEVHAGQITLWRDYFDMFDFVKATVRGLLGAAVPALRPTL; encoded by the coding sequence ATGACCGACTCGAGCAACGGCGCCACCTCAGCCCTGCAGAGCACCACCAACGCGCGCACGGTCGAAACGTTCCTCTACGCCCTTCAGGACGAGGACTTCGACACCACCGATTCCCTGATGGCCGACCACATCGCCTGGCACAACGTCGGCTTCCCGATCATCCGGGGTCGTGAGCGGATCTCCGGGCTGTTCCGGCGCGGCCAGGGCAAGTTCGGCTTCGAGGTGAAGATCCACCGGATCGCCGCCGACGGAGACACGGTGCTCACCGAACGGACCGACGTGCTGGTGTTCGGGCCGGTGCGGTTGCAGTTCTGGGTGTGCGGGGTGTTCGAGGTCCATGCCGGGCAGATCACGCTGTGGCGGGACTACTTCGACATGTTCGACTTCGTCAAGGCGACGGTGCGCGGCCTGCTCGGCGCCGCGGTTCCCGCGCTGCGGCCCACGCTGTAG
- the pspM gene encoding phage shock envelope stress response protein PspM, translated as MKTQTRPAPTAWRSMLQRGVDTAAELSDVVADKLHAAADPRAKLLRKRRWALRLGLFFTVTSVFWIVVTAVLAAWSTPFWVFIITGAIAAGAMFPATLLLLRYRWLRAEPLPPARARASRRLPPWNSAARAPMAALISAERGMFSLLGVMERGRMLPQDELRELSAAAQQSAATMAATAAEVVSMERAMSSTPPARAHLAPTVRAFTAQMDQGVRQYHEMVDAAARLVSAANSGPMSSSPLSHSTMYGRRYRDELVNATDRLQGWAQAFDELGQLRRGA; from the coding sequence GTGAAGACGCAGACCAGACCGGCCCCGACGGCGTGGCGTTCGATGCTGCAGCGCGGGGTGGACACCGCGGCCGAACTGTCCGATGTGGTGGCCGACAAGCTGCACGCCGCCGCGGATCCGAGGGCCAAGCTGCTGCGCAAGCGGCGCTGGGCATTGCGGCTCGGGCTGTTCTTCACCGTCACGAGCGTGTTCTGGATCGTGGTCACCGCGGTGCTCGCGGCGTGGAGTACTCCGTTCTGGGTGTTCATCATCACCGGGGCGATCGCCGCGGGCGCGATGTTCCCCGCCACCCTGCTGCTGCTGCGCTACCGCTGGCTGCGGGCGGAACCGCTGCCGCCGGCCAGGGCGCGGGCGTCACGCCGGCTGCCACCGTGGAATTCGGCCGCCCGGGCACCGATGGCCGCGTTGATCTCCGCCGAGCGGGGGATGTTCTCGTTGCTCGGGGTCATGGAGCGTGGCCGGATGCTGCCCCAGGACGAACTGCGTGAGCTGAGCGCGGCGGCGCAGCAGAGCGCGGCGACCATGGCCGCCACGGCCGCCGAGGTGGTGTCGATGGAACGTGCGATGTCTTCGACGCCGCCGGCGCGGGCGCACCTCGCGCCGACGGTCCGGGCATTCACCGCACAGATGGATCAGGGCGTGCGGCAGTACCACGAGATGGTCGACGCGGCAGCACGACTCGTGTCGGCGGCCAACAGCGGACCGATGTCGAGTTCGCCGCTGTCCCATTCAACGATGTACGGTCGGCGCTACCGCGACGAGCTGGTCAATGCCACCGATCGGCTGCAGGGCTGGGCGCAGGCGTTCGACGAGCTGGGGCAGCTGCGCCGCGGCGCCTAG
- the pspA gene encoding phage shock protein PspA: MANPFVKAWKYMMALFSSKVDEYADPKVQIQQAIEDAQRQHQALTQQAAQVIGNQRQLEMRLNRQLADIEKLQVNVRQALTLADQAVANGDAAKATEYNNAAEAFAAQLVTAEQSVEDLKGLHDQALQAAGQAKKAVEQNAMMLQQKIAERTKLLSQLEQAKMQEQVSSSLRSMSDMAAPGTTPSLDEVRQKIERRYANAMGEAELAQNSVQGRMLEVQQASVQMAGHSRLEQIRASMRGDALPSGGATPAVNPATPAANPAQPAPENPLSQ, from the coding sequence ATGGCCAACCCGTTCGTCAAGGCGTGGAAGTACATGATGGCGCTGTTCAGCTCCAAGGTCGACGAGTACGCCGACCCCAAGGTGCAGATCCAGCAGGCGATCGAAGACGCGCAGCGCCAGCACCAAGCCCTGACACAACAGGCCGCGCAGGTCATCGGCAACCAGCGTCAGCTGGAGATGCGGCTGAACCGGCAGCTGGCCGACATCGAGAAGCTGCAGGTCAACGTCCGCCAGGCGCTCACCCTCGCCGACCAGGCTGTGGCCAACGGTGACGCCGCCAAGGCCACCGAGTACAACAACGCCGCCGAGGCGTTCGCCGCCCAGCTGGTGACCGCCGAGCAGAGCGTCGAAGACCTCAAGGGTCTGCACGACCAGGCGCTGCAGGCCGCCGGCCAGGCCAAGAAGGCCGTCGAGCAGAACGCGATGATGCTGCAGCAGAAGATCGCCGAGCGCACCAAGCTGCTCAGCCAGCTCGAGCAGGCCAAGATGCAGGAGCAGGTCAGCTCCTCGCTGCGGTCGATGAGCGACATGGCGGCCCCGGGCACCACGCCCAGCCTCGACGAGGTGCGTCAGAAGATCGAGCGGCGCTACGCCAACGCGATGGGCGAGGCCGAACTCGCGCAGAACTCCGTGCAGGGCCGGATGCTCGAGGTGCAGCAGGCCAGCGTGCAGATGGCCGGCCATTCGCGGCTCGAGCAGATCCGCGCGTCGATGCGTGGTGACGCGCTGCCGTCCGGCGGTGCGACCCCGGCGGTCAACCCCGCCACCCCGGCCGCCAATCCGGCTCAGCCGGCGCCGGAAAACCCCTTGTCCCAATAG
- the clgR gene encoding transcriptional regulator ClgR produces MAALLREVIGDVLRRARTSQGRTLREVSDTARVSLGYLSEVERGRKEASSELLGAICGALDVPLSQVLSDAGAELAHQEHAAAPVSNIDATTKVVIPQAVSMAVA; encoded by the coding sequence ATGGCGGCATTGCTGCGCGAGGTGATCGGCGACGTGCTGCGCCGTGCCCGCACCTCACAGGGCCGCACCCTGCGGGAAGTCTCCGACACCGCCCGGGTCAGCCTGGGTTATCTCTCCGAGGTGGAACGCGGCCGCAAGGAGGCCTCCAGCGAGCTGTTGGGCGCCATCTGTGGCGCGCTCGACGTCCCGCTGTCGCAGGTGCTCTCCGACGCCGGTGCGGAACTGGCCCACCAGGAGCACGCCGCGGCTCCGGTCTCGAACATCGACGCGACCACGAAGGTCGTGATTCCGCAGGCTGTCTCGATGGCCGTTGCCTGA
- a CDS encoding CinA family protein has product MIDPLLTDDARALVADLTVRHQSVATAESLTAGLLTATLAGVPGSSAVLRGGLITYTEDTKIALAGVAPQVLEAVGPVAAPTARALAVGARQRCAATWGVGLTGVAGPEPHGGHPVGTVFLGLAGPVDTEVVELRLAGSRWDIRKAAVDEAIARLRTLVAHQ; this is encoded by the coding sequence GTGATCGACCCGCTGCTCACTGACGACGCCCGCGCGCTGGTCGCCGACCTGACCGTGCGGCATCAGAGCGTGGCGACCGCCGAATCGCTGACCGCGGGCCTGTTGACCGCGACGCTCGCGGGCGTGCCCGGCTCCAGCGCGGTACTCCGCGGTGGCCTGATCACCTACACCGAGGACACCAAGATCGCACTGGCAGGCGTGGCGCCGCAGGTCCTCGAGGCCGTCGGACCCGTCGCCGCTCCCACGGCGCGCGCGCTCGCGGTCGGTGCACGCCAGCGCTGCGCGGCGACCTGGGGTGTGGGGCTGACCGGGGTGGCCGGACCCGAGCCGCACGGCGGTCATCCGGTGGGCACGGTGTTCCTGGGCCTGGCCGGGCCGGTCGACACCGAGGTGGTCGAACTGCGGCTGGCCGGGTCGCGCTGGGACATCCGCAAGGCGGCGGTCGACGAGGCGATCGCCCGACTGCGGACGCTCGTGGCACATCAGTGA
- the pgsA gene encoding CDP-diacylglycerol--glycerol-3-phosphate 3-phosphatidyltransferase — protein MSGPSPTDPVVPRARVANIANVLTGVRFVLVPVFLAALFVGDGHETYWRVVAFVVFAVAVITDRFDGALARSYGMVTEFGTLADPIADKALIGAALVGLSVLGDLPWWVTIVILARELGVTVLRFAVLRHGVIPASRGGKVKTLVQAVAIGLFVLPLASWPGQWLVVAWVTMVAAVVLTLLTGLDYVVSAIRDSRDRPAAH, from the coding sequence GTGTCGGGCCCGTCTCCTACTGATCCGGTGGTGCCGCGCGCCCGAGTGGCGAATATCGCCAATGTCCTCACCGGCGTGCGGTTCGTGCTGGTGCCGGTGTTCCTCGCGGCGTTGTTCGTCGGCGACGGGCATGAAACGTACTGGCGCGTCGTTGCTTTCGTGGTCTTTGCGGTGGCGGTGATCACCGATCGCTTCGACGGTGCGCTGGCGCGAAGCTACGGCATGGTCACCGAGTTCGGCACGCTCGCCGACCCGATCGCCGACAAGGCGCTCATCGGTGCCGCGCTCGTCGGCCTCTCGGTGCTGGGTGACCTGCCCTGGTGGGTGACCATCGTCATACTCGCCCGCGAACTCGGTGTCACCGTGCTGCGGTTCGCGGTGCTGCGCCACGGCGTGATCCCGGCCAGCCGCGGCGGCAAGGTCAAGACGCTGGTGCAGGCGGTCGCGATCGGGCTGTTCGTGCTGCCGCTGGCGTCCTGGCCCGGGCAATGGCTGGTGGTGGCCTGGGTGACCATGGTGGCCGCGGTGGTGCTGACCCTGCTCACGGGGCTGGACTACGTGGTGTCGGCGATTCGGGATTCCCGTGATCGACCCGCTGCTCACTGA
- a CDS encoding amino-acid N-acetyltransferase → MRRARTSDVPAIKGLVDIYAGKILLEKNLVNIYEAVQEFWVAELDGELIGCGALHVLWADLGEVRTVAVHPKVRGRGVGHLIVERLLDVARELRLERIFVLTFEVEFFARHGFAEIDGTPVTAEVYEEMCRSYDTGVAEFLDLSYVKPNILGNTRMLATL, encoded by the coding sequence GTGCGCCGTGCGCGCACCTCCGACGTTCCCGCGATCAAGGGTCTCGTCGACATCTACGCCGGCAAGATCCTGCTGGAGAAGAACCTCGTCAACATCTACGAGGCCGTGCAGGAGTTCTGGGTCGCCGAACTCGACGGTGAGCTGATCGGCTGCGGCGCCCTGCACGTGCTGTGGGCCGACCTCGGCGAGGTCCGCACGGTGGCGGTGCACCCCAAGGTCAGGGGTCGCGGTGTCGGGCATCTCATCGTGGAGCGGCTGCTCGACGTCGCCCGCGAGCTGCGCCTGGAGCGCATCTTCGTGCTCACGTTCGAGGTCGAGTTCTTCGCCCGCCACGGCTTCGCCGAGATCGACGGCACACCGGTCACCGCCGAGGTGTACGAGGAGATGTGCCGCTCGTACGACACCGGTGTCGCGGAGTTCCTCGACCTGTCCTACGTGAAGCCGAACATCCTCGGCAACACCAGGATGCTCGCCACCCTATAG
- a CDS encoding DNA translocase FtsK: MAGKTVARSGARTSRSKPGTGSGARPSRPAKSSAPRRKPAPRRHPSPVGAAGAAVGRGARAGWLMLAKGAGSTARSVGRAREIEPGHRRDGVALALLGIAVVVAAGSWFDAARPVGEWIDTVLRTLVGDAVVLVPVVLAAVAVALMRSEPDPEARPRLLLGATMITLPALGLWHLWSGSPQAPGERQEAAGFTGFAIGGPLADGLTAWIAAPLLFIGVLFGVLLITGTTIREVPETVRAMFSTRGYDYDDYDEYGEYRDEDDGYDEPESAAAEDFSDGYYDDPAVSRDEQLWPSGSPMENYPLDPPDVEEPPTLPEIAALPAAPEVKPKRKKPAVEKKPVEDQDTLSLDRIVEGPYTLPALDLLIAGDPPKLRSSANDRMIDSINSVLQQFKVDAAVTGCTRGPTVTRYEVELGPGVKVEKITALQRNIAYAVATESVRMLAPIPGKSAVGIEVPNTDREMVRLADVLTAPSTRRDHHPLVIGLGKDIEGDFISANLAKMPHLLVAGSTGSGKSSFVNSMLVSLLARATPDEVRMILIDPKMVELTPYEGIPHLITPIITEPKKAAAALSWLVEEMEQRYQDMQASRVRHIDVFNEKVRSGEITAPLGSERVYKPYPYILAIVDELADLMMTAPRDVEEAIVRITQKARAAGIHLVLATQRPSVDVVTGLIKTNVPSRLAFATSSLTDSRVILDQPGAEKLIGMGDGLFLPMGAGKPIRLQGAFITDEEIQAVVSASKDQAEPEFVEGVTAVKAGERKDVDPDIGDDMDVFLQAVELVVSSQFGSTSMLQRKLRVGFAKAGRLMDLMENRGIVGPSEGSKAREVLVKPDELAGTLMLIRGGSDANGADDE; this comes from the coding sequence ATGGCTGGTAAGACCGTCGCCCGCTCCGGCGCCCGTACGAGCAGGTCAAAGCCCGGAACGGGGAGTGGTGCACGGCCCAGTCGGCCCGCCAAGTCGTCCGCACCCCGGCGCAAACCGGCGCCGCGGCGCCATCCGTCCCCGGTCGGTGCCGCCGGTGCCGCCGTGGGCCGGGGAGCCCGCGCCGGGTGGCTGATGCTGGCGAAGGGGGCCGGATCGACGGCCCGCTCGGTCGGCCGCGCCCGCGAGATCGAGCCCGGGCACCGCCGCGACGGGGTGGCTCTGGCGCTGCTGGGGATCGCGGTCGTGGTGGCCGCCGGGTCGTGGTTCGACGCCGCCCGCCCAGTCGGCGAGTGGATCGACACCGTGCTGCGCACGCTCGTCGGCGACGCCGTCGTCCTCGTTCCCGTGGTGCTCGCGGCCGTCGCCGTCGCGCTCATGCGCAGCGAACCGGATCCGGAGGCCCGCCCGCGACTCCTCCTCGGCGCGACGATGATCACGCTTCCCGCGCTGGGTCTGTGGCACCTGTGGTCGGGGTCGCCGCAGGCCCCGGGGGAGCGCCAGGAGGCAGCCGGGTTCACCGGTTTCGCCATCGGGGGCCCGCTCGCCGACGGGCTGACCGCGTGGATCGCCGCGCCGCTGCTGTTCATCGGGGTGCTGTTCGGGGTGCTGCTGATCACCGGGACGACGATCCGGGAAGTGCCGGAGACGGTTCGGGCGATGTTCTCGACCCGCGGATACGACTACGACGACTACGACGAGTACGGCGAGTACCGCGACGAAGACGACGGTTATGACGAGCCGGAAAGCGCTGCGGCCGAAGACTTCTCGGACGGCTACTACGACGACCCCGCGGTATCCCGGGACGAGCAGCTCTGGCCGTCGGGATCGCCGATGGAGAACTATCCGCTCGATCCGCCTGACGTCGAGGAGCCGCCCACGCTCCCCGAGATCGCCGCACTGCCTGCCGCGCCCGAGGTGAAGCCGAAGCGCAAGAAGCCGGCCGTCGAGAAGAAGCCTGTCGAGGACCAGGACACGCTGTCACTCGACCGCATCGTCGAAGGCCCCTACACGCTTCCGGCGCTGGACCTGCTGATCGCCGGTGACCCGCCGAAGCTGCGCAGTTCGGCCAACGACCGCATGATCGACTCGATCAACTCGGTGCTGCAGCAGTTCAAGGTCGACGCCGCCGTCACGGGCTGCACCCGTGGGCCCACCGTCACCCGCTACGAGGTCGAACTCGGACCCGGCGTGAAGGTCGAGAAGATCACCGCGCTGCAGCGCAACATCGCCTACGCGGTGGCCACCGAGAGCGTCCGCATGCTGGCGCCCATCCCGGGCAAATCGGCCGTCGGTATCGAGGTGCCCAACACCGACCGCGAGATGGTGCGTCTGGCCGACGTCCTCACCGCGCCGTCGACCCGGCGCGACCACCACCCGCTGGTGATCGGGCTCGGCAAGGACATCGAGGGCGACTTCATCTCGGCCAATCTCGCCAAGATGCCCCACCTCCTGGTCGCGGGGTCGACGGGTTCGGGCAAGTCCAGCTTCGTCAACTCGATGCTGGTGTCGCTGCTGGCCCGCGCCACGCCGGACGAGGTCAGGATGATCCTGATCGACCCGAAGATGGTCGAGCTCACGCCCTACGAAGGCATCCCGCACCTCATCACGCCGATCATCACCGAACCCAAGAAAGCCGCGGCCGCGCTGTCCTGGCTGGTCGAGGAGATGGAACAGCGCTACCAGGACATGCAGGCCTCCCGGGTGCGTCACATCGACGTGTTCAACGAGAAGGTGCGGTCGGGGGAGATCACCGCACCGCTGGGCAGCGAGCGTGTCTACAAGCCGTATCCCTACATCCTCGCGATCGTCGACGAACTCGCCGACCTGATGATGACCGCGCCCCGCGACGTCGAAGAGGCAATCGTGCGCATCACGCAGAAGGCGCGCGCGGCCGGCATCCACCTGGTGCTGGCCACCCAGCGGCCGTCGGTCGACGTCGTCACCGGTCTGATCAAGACCAACGTGCCGTCGCGGCTGGCGTTCGCCACGTCGTCGCTGACCGACAGCCGCGTCATCCTGGACCAGCCGGGCGCCGAGAAGCTGATCGGTATGGGCGACGGGCTGTTCCTGCCGATGGGCGCGGGTAAGCCGATCCGATTGCAGGGTGCGTTCATCACCGACGAGGAGATCCAGGCCGTCGTCTCGGCGAGCAAGGACCAGGCCGAGCCCGAGTTCGTCGAGGGCGTCACCGCGGTCAAGGCCGGCGAACGCAAGGACGTCGACCCCGACATCGGCGACGACATGGACGTTTTCCTGCAGGCTGTCGAGCTCGTGGTGTCGTCGCAGTTCGGCTCCACCTCGATGCTGCAGCGCAAGCTGCGGGTCGGGTTCGCCAAGGCCGGCCGGTTGATGGACCTGATGGAGAACCGCGGCATCGTCGGCCCGTCGGAAGGGTCCAAGGCGCGCGAGGTCCTGGTCAAACCCGACGAATTGGCCGGCACGCTGATGCTGATCCGCGGCGGGAGCGACGCGAACGGCGCCGACGACGAGTGA